Proteins encoded by one window of Arachis ipaensis cultivar K30076 chromosome B04, Araip1.1, whole genome shotgun sequence:
- the LOC107638963 gene encoding wall-associated receptor kinase-like 22: MFLQLAFDIILTFLCFVHTLESAQITISPKCDSMCGEVEIPYPFGMNDPACYAGKWFEIECLTKSMNNVPTLTPHLKATNLEVSSIDALRSTVTIWSSTFTLNCHRDFVISEPDIHLRGSPFVYSQERNKFVAMGCNLVTYLLSNAVQVGACASICDSNDDIFFHSISGNYCSGKYCCESSLPLYLSEFNVTSERLAGKNRSQSDCSYAMIIEEAVWEKVSAELADLTNLKFTAVLAWEIVDSSLELPDNCQNSYITSSERSHSGRTCNCYDGFVGNPCIPGGCIEVIKGISSNCESETIHHRGSVYLSLATILASVVGSIILLLRSWWLHKVVRKRVAKKRKEKNFKQNGGLLLQQRLSTGEVSVEKVKHLSLKDLEKATDSFNVNRVLGKGGQGTVYKGMLVDGQIVAVKKFKVEGNVEEFINEFVILSQINHRNVVKLLGCCLETEIPLLVYEFIPNGNLFQYLHDQNEDLPMTWEMRLRIATEVAEAIFYLHSAASQPIYHRDVKSTNILLDGKYRAKVADFGASKMISLEDTHLTTAVQGTFGYLDPEYFHTSQLTEKSDVYSFGVVLVELLTGQKPISSSRTEEAKNLSHYFVCSMEENRVFDIIDERVTKEGEKEHIIAVANLAYRCLELNGKKRPSMKEVASELYRILKLEMKPSTQQNIEETEFAGIEEYQSWAASSVSDIGSNSTLSNTIPTSK; the protein is encoded by the exons ATGTTTCTTCAACTTGCGTTTGATATCATACTAACATTTCTATGCTTCGTACATActctggaatctgcacaaatcaCAATCTCACCGAAGTGTGATTCCATGTGTGGAGAAGTTGAGATCCCTTACCCGTTTGGAATGAATGATCCCGCGTGCTATGCGGGTAAGTGGTTTGAAATAGAATGCTTGACCAAATCCATGAACAACGTTCCCACTCTCACCCCTCACCTGAAAGCCACAAACCTGGAAGTGAGTTCCATCGATGCGTTGCGCAGCACGGTTACTATATGGAGCTCGACCTTCACTTTGAACTGCCATCGCGATTTCGTCATTTCTGAGCCAGACATACACCTGAGAGGGAGCCCCTTTGTGTACTcccaagaaagaaacaaattcGTGGCCATGGGCTGCAACCTTGTTACATATCTACTCTCAAACGCCGTCCAAGTTGGCGCGTGCGCATCGATTTGCGACAGCAACGACGATATTTTCTTCCACAGCATATCCGGCAATTATTGCAGTGGTAAATATTGCTGTGAGTCTTCGTTGCCTTTGTACCTCTCAGAATTCAACGTTACTTCTGAAAGGCTCGCAGGAAAGAATAGGAGCCAATCGGACTGCAGTTATGCGATGATTATAGAAGAAGCTGTTTGGGAGAAGGTGAGTGCTGAGCTGGCAGACTTAACCAATTTAAAATTCACCGCGGTGCTTGCGTGGGAGATTGTGGACTCAAGTTTGGAACTGCCTGATAACTGCCAAAACAGTTATATCACATCTTCGGAACGGAGTCACTCAGGTCGCACATGTAATTGCTACGACGGTTTCGTTGGCAATCCTTGCATTCCGGGAGGCTGTATTGAAGTTATTAAAGGGATATCTTCAAATT GTGAAAGTGAAACTATTCATCACCGCGGATCGGTATACTTAAGTTTAG CAACAATTTTGGCAAGCGTCGTAGGATCCATCATATTACTCCTTCGTTCGTGGTGGTTGCATAAAGTTGTAAGAAAAAGAGTAGCAAAGAAACGCAAAGAAAAAAACTTCAAACAAAATGGAGGATTGTTGCTACAACAGAGATTGTCCACGGGTGAAGTTAGTGTTGAAAAAGTTAAACACTTGAGCCTGAAGGATTTGGAGAAAGCCACAGACAGCTTTAATGTTAACAGAGTACTTGGAAAAGGAGGCCAAGGTACTGTCTACAAGGGCATGCTTGTTGATGGCCAAATTGTAGCAGTTAAAAAGTTCAAAGTTGAGGGAAATGTTGAAGAATTCATCAACGAATTCGTCATTCTTTCACAAATTAACCATAGAAATGTGGTTAAGTTGTTAGGGTGTTGTTTGGAGACAGAAATTCCTCTGCTTGTTTATGAATTCATTCCTAATGGTAATCTTTTCCAATATTTGCATGACCAAAATGAAGACTTACCAATGACATGGGAAATGCGTTTGAGAATTGCCACTGAAGTTGCAGAAGCTATATTTTACTTACACTCTGCTGCTTCTCAACCCATTTATCATAGAGATGTGAAATCAACAAATATTTTGTTGGATGGAAAGTACAGAGCAAAAGTAGCTGATTTTGGAGCATCTAAAATGATTTCTCTTGAAGATACTCACCTCACAACCGCAGTTCAAGGAACCTTTGGCTATTTAGATCCCGAATACTTTCATACAAGTCAATTAACAGAGAAAAGTGATGTGTATAGTTTCGGAGTAGTTCTTGTCGAGCTTCTAACCGGACAAAAACCAATATCATCATCGAGAACGGAAGAAGCCAAAAATTTGTCTCATTATTTTGTTTGTTCTATGGAGGAAAATCGTGTATTTGATATCATTGACGAAAGGGTGACAAAAGAGGGGGAAAAGGAGCATATAATTGCAGTTGCTAATCTTGCATATAGGTGCTTGGAGTTAAATGGGAAAAAAAGACCTAGTATGAAAGAAGTGGCAAGTGAACTATATAGGATCTTGAAATTGGAAATGAAGCCTAGCACACAACAAAACATTGAAGAAACAGAGTTTGCTGGAATTGAAGAATATCAATCTTGGGCTGCATCTTCTGTTTCTGATATAGGTTCAAATTCAACTCTAAGCAACACAATACCCACTTCAAAGTAA